The following are encoded together in the Bradyrhizobium algeriense genome:
- a CDS encoding ABC transporter substrate-binding protein — translation MTKFARLALAGLLAIAASGIARADDAQKAKIGVLRLSSSAPVFIAQDKGYFREAGLDIELKFFDAAQPIAVATTSGDVDFGITAFTAGLYNLAGKGTLKVIGGMSREKAGYPLIGYFASNNAYAAGLKTPKDLAGKRIAVTQVGSSFHYSLGLLADKYGFKLADVKVLPLQSLSNAAAALKGETVDAALLPISTARALVDSGGAKFLGWVGDETPWQLGAVFASPKTLTNKATVTKLLAALARADREYHDVILASVKNGKADINDKTKPLLEIIAKYTNLPVEQVVGNCAYIDPDGKLDVKNVDNQIAWLQEQGFVDKGFAADAIIAKEYVKAD, via the coding sequence ATGACGAAGTTTGCACGGCTCGCGCTGGCGGGTCTGTTGGCCATTGCGGCAAGCGGGATCGCGCGGGCCGATGACGCGCAAAAGGCGAAAATCGGCGTGCTCCGGCTGTCGTCGTCGGCGCCGGTGTTCATTGCGCAGGACAAGGGCTATTTCCGCGAGGCCGGCCTCGATATCGAATTGAAATTCTTCGACGCGGCGCAGCCGATCGCGGTGGCGACGACCTCAGGAGATGTCGATTTCGGCATCACGGCATTTACCGCCGGACTCTACAATCTCGCCGGCAAAGGCACGCTGAAGGTGATCGGCGGCATGAGTCGCGAGAAGGCAGGCTACCCGCTGATCGGCTACTTCGCCAGCAACAACGCCTATGCGGCCGGGCTGAAGACGCCAAAGGATCTTGCGGGCAAGCGGATCGCGGTGACGCAGGTCGGCTCCAGCTTCCATTATTCGCTCGGCCTGCTTGCCGACAAATATGGCTTCAAGCTCGCCGACGTAAAGGTGTTGCCGCTGCAGTCGCTGTCGAATGCCGCGGCCGCGCTGAAGGGCGAAACCGTCGATGCCGCGTTGCTGCCGATCTCGACTGCCCGCGCGCTGGTGGATTCCGGTGGAGCAAAGTTCCTCGGCTGGGTCGGCGATGAGACGCCGTGGCAGTTGGGGGCGGTGTTCGCCTCGCCGAAAACGCTGACCAACAAGGCGACGGTGACCAAGCTCCTCGCCGCATTGGCGCGTGCCGACCGCGAATATCACGACGTGATTCTGGCTTCCGTGAAGAATGGCAAGGCGGACATCAACGACAAGACAAAGCCGCTGCTGGAAATCATCGCCAAATACACCAATCTGCCGGTCGAGCAGGTGGTCGGCAATTGCGCCTATATCGACCCCGACGGAAAGCTCGACGTCAAGAATGTCGACAACCAGATCGCGTGGCTGCAGGAGCAGGGCTTTGTCGACAAGGGGTTTGCGGCGGACGCGATCATCGCGAAGGAATATGTGAAGGCGGATTGA
- a CDS encoding FAD-dependent oxidoreductase, producing MPAKIITEPARQIPLYGEYEVAVLGGGPAGIAAAVAAARAGRRTLLIERYGFLGGMGTAAGVTNFCGLHANVHGEMHRVVQGIASDLLARIDRLDGLNAPHLILGKIFAQAYDTAAYKIAADDLLTSHKVDILFHALGAGVVMQDETRINVLMVETKAGRQAVRAGIFIDCSGDGDLAAWAGAPFEVGDDAGSMLYPSMMFRLNGIDPEKAGDAWRTIPALMEKAEAAGTHRFPRKTAIVRPQRSAIEWRVNFTQLAREDGTAVSGIDPDQMTRGEIEGRRQALQAFEFLRTVPGFEKSYIVDLPPQLGIRETRRVIGGYMLSGEDVLGCASFDDSIGVNGWPMEQHVAGDVTFTFPPIPESRGFNELPYRMLVPEGIDNLLMAGRCASMTHEGQSAARVSGACFAMGEAAGAAAALALSGNTIPRDIAVEKLQQGLKQQGAFIGRDQSVPEGL from the coding sequence TTGCCCGCCAAAATCATCACCGAACCCGCGCGCCAGATTCCGCTCTACGGCGAATATGAAGTCGCTGTCCTCGGTGGCGGGCCGGCGGGCATCGCGGCCGCCGTTGCCGCCGCGCGTGCCGGCCGCCGCACGCTCCTGATCGAGCGATACGGCTTTCTCGGCGGCATGGGCACGGCTGCAGGCGTCACGAATTTCTGCGGGCTGCACGCCAATGTTCATGGCGAGATGCATCGGGTGGTGCAGGGGATCGCCTCCGATCTGCTCGCGCGGATCGACCGGCTCGACGGGCTCAACGCGCCGCATCTGATCCTCGGCAAGATTTTTGCGCAGGCTTACGACACGGCGGCCTACAAGATCGCGGCGGACGATCTGCTGACGTCGCACAAGGTCGACATCCTCTTTCATGCGCTCGGCGCCGGCGTGGTGATGCAGGACGAGACGCGCATCAACGTGCTGATGGTGGAGACCAAGGCCGGGCGTCAGGCGGTGCGCGCCGGCATCTTCATCGACTGCTCGGGCGACGGCGATCTTGCGGCCTGGGCGGGCGCGCCGTTTGAAGTCGGCGACGATGCCGGCAGCATGCTCTATCCCTCGATGATGTTTCGCCTCAACGGCATCGATCCCGAGAAGGCCGGTGATGCCTGGCGGACGATCCCGGCGTTGATGGAAAAGGCCGAGGCCGCGGGCACGCATCGTTTCCCACGCAAGACCGCGATCGTGCGGCCGCAGCGGTCGGCGATCGAATGGCGGGTGAATTTTACCCAGCTTGCGCGCGAGGACGGCACGGCGGTCAGCGGAATCGACCCCGACCAGATGACGCGCGGTGAGATCGAGGGCCGGCGGCAGGCCCTCCAGGCGTTCGAATTCCTGCGCACGGTGCCCGGCTTCGAAAAATCCTACATCGTCGACCTGCCGCCGCAGCTCGGCATCCGCGAGACGCGGCGCGTGATCGGCGGCTACATGCTGTCCGGCGAGGACGTGCTCGGCTGCGCCTCGTTCGACGACTCCATCGGCGTCAATGGCTGGCCGATGGAGCAGCATGTCGCGGGAGATGTGACCTTCACGTTTCCGCCGATCCCGGAATCGCGCGGCTTCAACGAATTGCCGTATCGCATGCTGGTGCCTGAGGGCATAGACAATCTCCTGATGGCCGGGCGCTGCGCCTCGATGACCCACGAGGGGCAGTCGGCGGCGCGGGTCTCCGGCGCCTGCTTTGCGATGGGGGAGGCAGCCGGCGCGGCGGCTGCGCTGGCGCTGTCGGGTAACACGATTCCGCGCGACATTGCGGTTGAAAAGTTGCAACAAGGCCTGAAACAACAGGGCGCATTCATCGGGCGGGACCAGAGCGTGCCCGAGGGGTTATAA
- a CDS encoding aspartate dehydrogenase, with protein MPSKNIAIAGLGEIGKTVARKLAQGLPGLALTAVVVRDQAKARAWLDREGISCPLVSLDELPAHADLVVECAPAAILDQICRPMLTAGKQVMVLSSSALLPRPDLIDLARAHGGQIIVPTGALIGFDAVSAAAEGTIHSVQMVTRKPPGGLAGAPYLVENGISMEGVKSALCVFKGSARDAAAAFPANVNVVAALSLAGIGPDRTTIEIWADPAVTRNCHQIRVESDSASFTMGIENIPSENPKTGRITALSVIAALRKLTSPLQVGT; from the coding sequence TTGCCATCAAAAAATATCGCCATTGCCGGGCTGGGGGAGATCGGCAAAACCGTGGCGCGCAAGCTGGCGCAGGGGCTGCCGGGACTTGCTCTCACGGCGGTCGTGGTTAGGGATCAGGCGAAGGCACGGGCCTGGCTTGATCGCGAAGGTATCTCCTGCCCGCTGGTCTCGCTCGATGAACTGCCCGCTCACGCCGACCTCGTTGTCGAATGCGCCCCGGCGGCGATCCTCGATCAGATCTGCCGCCCGATGCTGACCGCCGGCAAGCAGGTCATGGTGCTCAGTTCCAGTGCGCTGCTGCCCCGTCCCGATCTGATCGATCTCGCCCGGGCGCATGGCGGTCAGATCATCGTGCCGACTGGCGCCTTGATCGGCTTCGATGCGGTTTCGGCTGCCGCTGAAGGCACTATCCATTCGGTGCAGATGGTCACGCGCAAGCCGCCCGGCGGTCTCGCCGGCGCGCCCTATCTCGTCGAGAACGGGATCTCCATGGAGGGGGTAAAGTCGGCCCTGTGCGTCTTCAAGGGCTCGGCGCGCGACGCGGCTGCGGCGTTTCCCGCCAACGTCAATGTGGTGGCGGCGCTGTCGCTGGCCGGCATCGGCCCCGATCGCACGACCATCGAAATCTGGGCCGATCCGGCCGTGACGCGGAACTGTCATCAGATCAGGGTCGAGTCCGACTCGGCCTCGTTCACGATGGGAATCGAAAACATCCCATCGGAAAACCCGAAGACCGGCCGCATCACCGCGCTCTCGGTGATCGCCGCGCTGCGCAAGCTGACCTCGCCGCTGCAGGTCGGAACCTGA
- a CDS encoding enoyl-CoA hydratase-related protein, producing the protein MTANPVLWDLDARGVATVTLNRPEVNNAYDAGLINGVLAAMDELGQKANLRVVVLKGNGKHFQAGADLKWINGVRPKSAEENEKVSRATFEAVQRLNTLPIPTVALVQGGCFGGGTGVISACDVVVAADNALFSITEVRWGLTAAIIIPQLCDAIGVRQVRRYALTGERFGAEEARRIGLVHEVVSLAELETAGAKVVEQLLANGPKALAETKALAMESSFGGMGVDDEAYARLVKMHSDRRQTKEASEGLASFAEKRAANWGTTHKR; encoded by the coding sequence ATGACTGCCAATCCGGTTTTGTGGGATCTCGACGCGCGCGGCGTCGCAACCGTCACGTTGAACCGTCCCGAGGTGAACAATGCCTATGACGCCGGGCTCATCAACGGCGTGCTCGCAGCGATGGATGAACTCGGCCAGAAGGCCAATCTCCGCGTCGTGGTGCTGAAGGGCAACGGCAAGCATTTCCAGGCCGGCGCCGACCTGAAATGGATCAACGGCGTGCGGCCGAAATCGGCGGAAGAGAACGAAAAAGTGTCGCGCGCGACGTTCGAAGCCGTGCAGCGGCTGAACACGCTGCCGATCCCGACGGTGGCGCTGGTGCAGGGCGGCTGCTTCGGCGGCGGCACCGGCGTGATCTCGGCCTGTGATGTCGTAGTCGCCGCCGACAATGCGCTGTTCTCGATCACCGAAGTGCGCTGGGGCCTGACGGCCGCCATCATCATCCCGCAGCTCTGCGACGCCATCGGCGTCCGCCAGGTCCGCCGCTACGCGCTGACCGGCGAACGGTTTGGCGCGGAGGAGGCGCGGCGGATCGGGTTGGTGCATGAGGTGGTGTCGCTGGCTGAGTTGGAGACGGCGGGCGCGAAGGTAGTGGAGCAACTGCTGGCCAATGGGCCGAAAGCGCTGGCAGAGACCAAGGCGCTCGCGATGGAGAGCTCGTTCGGCGGCATGGGCGTGGATGACGAGGCCTATGCACGGCTGGTAAAGATGCACTCGGACAGGCGCCAAACCAAAGAGGCGTCGGAGGGGCTGGCGTCATTTGCGGAGAAGCGGGCGGCGAATTGGGGCACAACGCATAAGCGTTAG
- a CDS encoding Spy/CpxP family protein refolding chaperone has protein sequence MNFAGGGRALNARALARSYRHTAALHRPAMRTSVTAGAALAGWQYGRSRGGGWWRHGNGGYGWVGPLFWPFAYFDIYDYALWGPRVGAPFWYYGYDDIYAGLFGPYDYQGLAGYLPPRGASGAGQDRLALLCGEDSREIAGLPIDLIAQAIEPTEVQRAALDDLANASVISAQKIKAACPATVALTASGRLASMQQRIEAMIAGVATVQPALDKLYGLLNDEQKARLNAVAEEQERKIERRRNRSIARPCDVTQSSSLQWPAEEIEARVHPTDAQRTGLTALQKASAKAADLLATSCRIDEVATPPARLTAVGKRLGVMLDSVKLVRTALDDFYAMLSDEQKAQFEAIGPRRTSVTDRADMMQRYGRR, from the coding sequence ATGAACTTCGCGGGCGGCGGTCGCGCGCTGAACGCGCGCGCACTCGCCCGCAGCTATCGCCATACCGCAGCGCTCCATCGTCCCGCCATGCGGACCAGCGTCACCGCGGGCGCGGCGCTTGCCGGGTGGCAGTACGGACGGTCCAGAGGTGGCGGTTGGTGGCGGCACGGCAATGGCGGCTACGGCTGGGTAGGGCCGCTGTTCTGGCCGTTCGCCTATTTCGACATCTACGACTATGCGCTGTGGGGGCCGCGTGTCGGCGCTCCGTTCTGGTACTACGGCTATGACGACATTTATGCCGGACTGTTCGGCCCCTATGACTATCAGGGTCTTGCGGGCTACCTGCCGCCGCGCGGTGCTTCCGGCGCCGGACAGGACCGGCTCGCGCTGTTATGCGGCGAGGACAGCCGCGAAATCGCCGGCCTGCCGATCGACCTGATCGCGCAGGCGATCGAGCCGACCGAGGTGCAACGCGCGGCCCTCGACGATCTCGCCAATGCATCGGTGATTTCGGCGCAAAAGATCAAGGCGGCGTGTCCGGCCACGGTGGCGTTGACGGCGTCCGGCCGGCTTGCCTCGATGCAGCAACGCATCGAGGCGATGATTGCTGGTGTCGCGACCGTGCAGCCGGCGCTGGACAAACTATACGGGCTGCTGAATGACGAGCAGAAGGCGCGGCTGAACGCGGTAGCTGAAGAGCAGGAAAGGAAGATCGAGCGGCGCCGCAACAGATCCATTGCGCGGCCCTGTGACGTTACGCAATCCTCGAGCTTGCAATGGCCGGCCGAGGAGATCGAGGCGCGGGTGCATCCGACCGATGCGCAACGCACCGGCCTTACCGCCCTGCAGAAAGCCAGCGCAAAGGCAGCCGACCTGCTGGCCACGTCGTGCCGGATCGACGAGGTGGCCACGCCGCCGGCGCGGCTCACCGCCGTCGGCAAGCGGCTCGGCGTCATGCTGGATTCCGTCAAGCTCGTGCGCACCGCGCTCGATGATTTCTATGCGATGCTGAGCGACGAGCAGAAGGCCCAGTTCGAGGCGATCGGCCCGCGGCGGACCTCCGTTACCGACAGGGCAGATATGATGCAGCGGTACGGCCGCCGATAG
- a CDS encoding ketopantoate reductase family protein, with protein sequence MRICVFGAGAVGSHFAVRLALAGHDVSCVMRGAHLDAVKANGLTLRVGNGEFKAKVRASGDPAALGQHDVVICTLKATGLPSLASGLQPLIGGDTAVVFAQNGVPWWYDIGLSPGHPPVPDLAFLDPGGRLRAAIPKQLIVGGVVFSSNEVVTPGVVANLSPERNRLLIGECDDRQSERVTRLRAALNDAAIESPDIADIRETIWSKLLTNMSMSVLCLLTGQTARAVRDDPDLAEIVPRLLDEANSVAQSCFPEVKRVTRSGPAPDHKPSILQDYELGRAMEIDVLVRAPAAFARAAGLPTPMLDMMAALAIRQARDKGLYQG encoded by the coding sequence ATGCGGATTTGCGTTTTCGGTGCGGGCGCCGTCGGCAGCCATTTTGCGGTGCGGCTCGCACTGGCAGGACATGACGTTTCCTGCGTGATGAGGGGTGCGCATCTGGATGCCGTGAAAGCCAACGGGCTGACGCTGCGGGTCGGAAATGGCGAGTTCAAGGCGAAGGTGCGCGCATCGGGCGATCCGGCCGCGCTGGGCCAGCATGATGTCGTCATTTGCACATTGAAGGCGACCGGGCTGCCGAGCCTTGCCTCCGGCCTCCAACCCCTGATCGGCGGGGATACCGCCGTGGTGTTCGCACAGAACGGCGTCCCCTGGTGGTACGATATCGGGCTTTCGCCAGGGCATCCGCCGGTGCCCGATCTGGCCTTCCTCGATCCGGGTGGACGCTTGCGCGCGGCGATCCCGAAGCAGCTTATCGTCGGCGGCGTGGTGTTTTCGTCCAACGAAGTCGTGACCCCAGGCGTGGTTGCGAACCTTTCGCCCGAGCGTAACCGGCTCCTGATCGGCGAATGCGACGACCGCCAGAGTGAGCGGGTCACGCGGCTACGCGCCGCGCTCAATGACGCCGCGATCGAATCGCCTGATATCGCCGATATCCGGGAGACGATCTGGTCAAAACTCCTGACCAACATGTCGATGTCGGTGCTGTGCCTGTTGACCGGGCAGACCGCGCGCGCCGTGCGCGACGATCCTGATCTCGCCGAGATCGTGCCGCGCCTGCTCGACGAGGCCAACAGCGTAGCGCAGAGCTGCTTCCCCGAGGTCAAGCGCGTAACGCGCTCCGGCCCCGCACCGGACCACAAGCCGTCGATCCTGCAAGACTATGAGCTCGGCCGCGCCATGGAGATCGACGTGCTGGTGCGCGCGCCGGCCGCGTTCGCGCGCGCGGCAGGACTTCCGACGCCGATGCTCGACATGATGGCGGCGCTCGCGATCCGTCAGGCGCGCGACAAGGGACTCTATCAGGGCTGA
- the bioB gene encoding biotin synthase BioB yields the protein MLEVRDELAVTAPLADAVEWTSEAAWSLYRLPFNDLLFKAQSIHRRHFDPNRVQLSKLLNIKTGGCPEDCGYCSQSSHHSTGLAASKLMEVEKVVAEARKAKAGGATRYCMGSAWRNPKPRDMDAIVEMVGAVKALGLETCMTLGMLDRDQSDRLGAAGLDYYNHNIDTSERYYPRVISTRTFADRLDTLENVRQSGMKVCCGGILGMGEEETDRVEMLVTLANLAEPPESVPINMLIPIAGTPLAEAAPIAPIEFIRIVALARIMMPKSYVRLSAGRSAMTDEMQALCFFAGANSIFVGDTLLTAGNPEDEADRKLFTRLGLQAL from the coding sequence ATGCTCGAAGTGCGAGATGAATTGGCTGTGACGGCGCCGCTTGCGGACGCCGTGGAGTGGACGAGCGAGGCGGCCTGGTCGCTCTACCGGCTGCCGTTCAACGATCTGCTGTTCAAGGCGCAATCCATTCACCGCCGGCATTTCGATCCCAACCGCGTGCAGCTCAGCAAGCTGCTCAACATCAAGACCGGCGGCTGCCCGGAAGATTGCGGCTATTGCAGCCAGTCCTCGCATCATTCGACGGGGCTTGCCGCCTCGAAGCTGATGGAGGTCGAAAAGGTCGTCGCCGAGGCGCGCAAAGCCAAAGCCGGCGGCGCAACGCGCTACTGCATGGGCTCGGCATGGCGCAATCCGAAGCCGCGAGACATGGACGCCATCGTTGAAATGGTCGGCGCGGTGAAAGCGCTCGGGCTCGAGACCTGCATGACGCTGGGCATGCTGGACCGCGATCAGTCGGATCGCCTCGGCGCGGCGGGGCTCGACTACTACAATCACAATATCGATACGTCGGAGCGCTATTACCCGCGGGTGATCTCTACGCGAACGTTTGCCGATCGTCTCGACACGCTGGAGAATGTGAGGCAATCCGGCATGAAAGTGTGTTGCGGCGGCATCCTCGGCATGGGCGAGGAAGAAACCGACCGCGTCGAAATGCTGGTCACGCTTGCGAACCTCGCCGAGCCGCCGGAAAGCGTTCCGATCAACATGCTGATTCCGATCGCCGGCACGCCGCTCGCCGAGGCGGCGCCGATCGCGCCCATCGAGTTTATCCGGATCGTTGCGCTGGCGCGCATCATGATGCCGAAATCATATGTCCGCCTGTCGGCGGGCCGCTCGGCCATGACCGACGAGATGCAGGCGCTCTGCTTCTTTGCAGGGGCGAATTCGATCTTCGTCGGCGACACCTTGCTGACGGCCGGCAATCCGGAGGACGAGGCCGACCGGAAGCTGTTCACGCGGCTGGGACTGCAGGCGCTCTGA
- a CDS encoding SDR family oxidoreductase: MHVKGKVCVVTGAASGIGEAVARAYAEAGARGVVIADLKTSRDRLAKVAGDIDGLPITADVGLEEDIKALIAAAEDKYGPVDVFFSNAGLSRKGQETASDADWDVSWRVHVMSHVFAARALVPGMLARRSGYLLNTASAAGLLASLNAMPYGVTKNAAVALAEHLAIQYGDRGIRVSVLCPQSVQTGMTTPGPSAARVDGVLQPPEVARMVMEAMEEERFLILSHPQVAEYMQRKASSRDRWLTGMRRLRDKIYGTPQSA, from the coding sequence ATGCATGTCAAAGGCAAGGTTTGTGTCGTCACGGGAGCTGCGAGCGGCATCGGCGAGGCGGTGGCGCGCGCCTATGCGGAGGCCGGTGCGCGCGGCGTCGTCATCGCCGACCTCAAGACCTCGCGCGACAGACTGGCAAAGGTCGCTGGCGACATCGACGGCTTGCCGATCACGGCCGACGTCGGGCTGGAGGAAGACATCAAGGCGCTGATCGCCGCGGCCGAAGACAAGTATGGCCCGGTCGACGTGTTCTTTTCCAACGCCGGCCTCTCACGCAAGGGACAAGAGACCGCCTCCGATGCCGATTGGGACGTGAGCTGGCGTGTCCACGTCATGAGCCATGTGTTCGCGGCGCGCGCCCTGGTGCCGGGCATGCTCGCGCGCCGCTCCGGCTATCTCCTCAACACCGCTTCCGCGGCCGGCCTGTTGGCTTCGCTGAACGCGATGCCCTACGGCGTGACGAAAAATGCGGCGGTCGCACTCGCCGAACATCTCGCCATTCAATATGGCGACCGCGGCATCCGCGTGTCCGTGCTCTGCCCGCAATCGGTGCAAACCGGCATGACGACGCCCGGCCCGAGCGCCGCGCGGGTCGACGGCGTGCTGCAGCCGCCGGAAGTGGCGCGCATGGTGATGGAGGCGATGGAGGAAGAACGCTTTCTCATTCTGTCGCACCCGCAAGTCGCCGAATACATGCAGCGCAAGGCCTCCAGCCGCGACCGCTGGCTCACCGGCATGCGGCGGCTGCGCGACAAGATCTATGGCACGCCGCAATCAGCCTGA
- a CDS encoding aspartate/glutamate racemase family protein: protein MAKVLIVNPNTTNSMTETIGAAARAVANPDTEISAVTSAMGPVSIEGYYDEAFAVPGLIQALMNAPDADAAIVACFDDTGLDAARTAARFPVVGICEAALVTAGQIAKRIAVVTTLPRSIVPLEELVRRYGFAERAQVTACDVAVLDLDKPGSGAEAKLEAEIARALDKGAEAIVLGCAGMADLAQKLSRKFDVPVVDGVAAAVKQAEALAGLKLTTSRRGSYASPGAKKYDGILASFAPKASG, encoded by the coding sequence ATGGCAAAAGTCCTGATCGTCAATCCGAACACGACTAACTCGATGACCGAAACGATTGGCGCCGCCGCGCGCGCCGTCGCCAACCCCGACACCGAGATATCCGCCGTGACGTCGGCGATGGGGCCGGTCTCGATCGAGGGATATTACGACGAGGCGTTCGCCGTGCCGGGCCTGATCCAGGCGCTGATGAATGCGCCGGACGCCGACGCAGCGATCGTTGCATGTTTTGACGATACCGGCCTCGACGCTGCGCGGACCGCCGCGCGTTTTCCGGTGGTCGGCATCTGCGAGGCCGCGCTGGTGACGGCTGGCCAGATCGCAAAGCGCATCGCCGTCGTCACCACGCTGCCGCGCTCGATCGTGCCGCTCGAAGAACTGGTGCGCCGCTACGGCTTTGCCGAAAGGGCGCAGGTCACCGCCTGCGACGTCGCGGTGCTCGATCTCGACAAGCCCGGCTCGGGTGCGGAAGCGAAGCTGGAAGCCGAGATTGCCCGCGCGCTCGACAAGGGTGCGGAAGCGATCGTGCTGGGCTGCGCGGGCATGGCCGATCTTGCGCAGAAACTGTCGCGTAAATTCGACGTTCCCGTCGTCGATGGCGTGGCGGCCGCGGTGAAGCAGGCTGAGGCGCTGGCTGGACTCAAGCTCACGACGTCCAGGCGTGGCTCTTACGCGTCACCCGGCGCGAAAAAATACGACGGCATATTGGCGTCGTTCGCGCCAAAAGCCTCAGGCTGA
- a CDS encoding alpha/beta family hydrolase, which translates to MTAINAQSLRIGVGPGEEVSALLIQPPQARACYVFAHGAGAGMIHRSMETVAAGLGARGIATLRYQFPYMEKGSKRPDAPAVAHVAVRAAVTEAGRRCLALPLIAGGRSFGGRMTSQAQALSPLPGVRGLAFLGFPLHPAGKPSSDRAKHLADVKIPMLFLQGTRDALAELSLLEPVVKGLGSRATLRLLDGADHSFHVLKNSGRNDREVMDEALDAFVGWVDGIVC; encoded by the coding sequence ATGACAGCTATTAACGCGCAATCGCTTCGAATTGGGGTCGGCCCGGGTGAGGAGGTTTCCGCCCTGCTGATCCAGCCGCCTCAGGCGCGCGCGTGTTATGTGTTCGCGCACGGGGCAGGCGCCGGCATGATCCACAGGTCGATGGAGACAGTTGCTGCTGGTCTCGGCGCGCGCGGCATTGCGACGCTGCGCTATCAGTTTCCCTATATGGAGAAGGGCAGCAAGCGGCCCGATGCGCCGGCGGTCGCGCACGTCGCGGTGCGAGCGGCAGTGACGGAAGCCGGGCGGCGCTGTCTCGCACTGCCGCTGATCGCGGGCGGCCGATCGTTCGGCGGGCGAATGACCTCACAGGCGCAGGCGCTTTCACCCTTGCCTGGCGTGCGAGGGCTGGCGTTTCTCGGTTTCCCCCTGCATCCGGCTGGAAAGCCTTCCAGCGACCGCGCCAAACATCTCGCCGATGTCAAGATCCCGATGCTGTTTCTACAGGGCACGCGCGACGCACTGGCGGAGTTGAGTCTGCTCGAGCCGGTCGTCAAAGGCCTGGGATCGCGGGCGACGCTCCGTTTGCTGGATGGCGCTGATCATTCCTTCCATGTGCTGAAGAACTCGGGACGGAATGATCGCGAGGTGATGGATGAAGCGCTGGATGCGTTCGTGGGGTGGGTGGATGGGATCGTATGCTAG
- a CDS encoding alpha/beta fold hydrolase: protein MPHIAQGQGRTFGIKTRNGIGLFVKDSGGSGGAVVMTHAWPPNADIQDHQAAQLSNAGFRVVTYDRRGFGRSDKPAGGYDFDIFADDLADVIEQTGVRDATLVGYSMGGGEVVRYFSRHNGRHVVKAGLVGAARRIPASACGRKTVRRPDGAEAGLPCRGLTPVLQ from the coding sequence TTGCCGCACATCGCCCAAGGCCAGGGCCGTACCTTTGGGATCAAGACCCGGAACGGCATCGGGCTTTTCGTCAAGGATAGCGGAGGCTCCGGCGGCGCCGTGGTGATGACCCACGCATGGCCGCCGAACGCCGATATCCAGGACCATCAGGCCGCGCAGCTGTCGAACGCGGGCTTCCGCGTCGTCACCTATGATCGCCGCGGGTTCGGCCGCTCGGACAAACCGGCCGGCGGCTACGATTTCGATATTTTTGCCGACGATCTCGCCGACGTGATCGAGCAGACCGGCGTGCGCGACGCAACCCTCGTCGGCTATTCGATGGGGGGCGGAGAGGTGGTGCGCTACTTCTCGCGGCATAACGGGCGCCACGTCGTGAAGGCCGGCCTTGTCGGCGCCGCCCGCCGCATTCCAGCGAGCGCTTGCGGACGAAAGACCGTTCGTCGACCAGATGGAGCTGAAGCGGGACTTCCTTGCCGCGGCCTGACGCCCGTTCTGCAATGA